The Apodemus sylvaticus chromosome 5, mApoSyl1.1, whole genome shotgun sequence genome has a segment encoding these proteins:
- the Btbd18 gene encoding BTB/POZ domain-containing protein 18, with the protein MCSPASSKILYRNPRFLRVAFLQLHHQQQSGVFCDALLQAEGEAVPAHCCILSACSPFFTERLERERPVQGRKVVLELGGLKIQTLRKLVDFLYTSEMEVSQEEAQDVLSAARQLRVSELETLQLEGGKLVKAPQGRRLNRECLQPPSAAPISTRVVVPRSRPRTPLPVTETPSPLGAVRLKSLGEEEGAHKKSNLPNADSLSDTLLLKKKARICLTQERSSSPSSQREGPKENKSNPGPTALPSLYPSVDEQLLPRKIRLSRSKPSPHVYTSLPSSMLSGPSSIPTAPGRRLWRQKTVSKTAQGVDKQKPGEISSLQSTAEPPDAGKTGGNKKQSPELRAPTSNSVEEGQVGRVKLRKIVNGTCWEVVQEPPLRNTQDSSQILEPSEVEEPPGTLLSSVNEQDIPARIQLCQDSPESPRLQDILLSASHSPHHPVVKSEFESSPMLTGKESDLNIDCREPYTFDTTLLSQPCEAEQYRITSAAATSELEEILDFMLCGSDVEPPVGSLESPGAEGCRTPSYHLSETGKNWIEGEEWCLPDMELWPRDLTGLEKEPVGENKEPVEPFSPLVLRSENTESIEPLSPLVMPSEVSREALSLRGSWTPDLEITSSQPLDGQGEKLLHLDSSDPSQRSYSDFSPPCSNWAETGLEVSLGMDEVLCPVPKAVREVPANPELLDPFPGSSEDEEIDVVDWTVEGRLGPTNVPSVWPDPSSESETEVDILT; encoded by the coding sequence gtgaGGCTGTCCCAGCCCACTGCTGCATCCTGTCTGCCTGCAGTCCCTTCTTCACAGAACGCTTGGAGCGGGAAAGGCCAGTTCAGGGTCGGAAGGTGGTGCTGGAGCTGGGAGGCCTAAAGATCCAGACACTAAGGAAGCTCGTGGACTTCCTGTATACGTCAGAGATGGAGGTATCTCAGGAAGAAGCCCAGGATGTGCTGTCTGCTGCCCGTCAACTCCGAGTGTCAGAGCTGGAAACCCTTCAGCTAGAGGGTGGGAAGTTAGTAAAGGCTCCACAGGGCCGAAGACTAAACAGAGAGTGCTTACAACCACCAAGTGCTGCACCAATCTCTACCAGAGTGGTGGTACCCAGAAGCCGCCCTCGAACTCCGCTGCCTGTCACGGAGACTCCTAGTCCTCTTGGGGCAGTGAGGTTGAAATCCttaggggaagaagagggggctCACAAAAAGAGCAACCTACCAAATGCAGATAGCTTGTCAGACACTCTTCTACTCAAGAAGAAAGCCAGGATTTGCCTGACTCAAGAAAGAAGCTCATCTCCATCCAGCCAGAGAGAAGGGCCTAAGGAAAACAAGAGTAACCCTGGTCCTACAGCACTTCCCAGCTTGTACCCTTCTGTAGATGAGCAACTGTTGCCCAGAAAGATCAGGCTGAGTCGCTCAAAGCCTTCACCCCATGTCTATACATCTCTGCCTTCCAGCATGTTAAGTGGTCCCAGCTCAATACCCACAGCCCCTGGCCGGCGTCTTTGGAGGCAGAAAACTGTAAGTAAAACAGCACAGGGTGTGGATAAGCAGAAACCAGGGGAGATCAGTTCTCTCCAGAGCACTGCAGAGCCGCCTGATGCTGGGAAGACAGGCGGAAACAAGAAGCAGAGCCCAGAACTCAGAGCTCCTACCTCCAACTCTGTAGAGGAGGGGCAGGTTGGAAGAGTAAAACTTAGGAAGATTGTCAACGGTACCTGCTGGGAGGTGGTACAGGAGCCTCCCCTCAGAAACACTCAAGATAGCTCCCAGATCCTAGAACCCTCAGAAGTAGAAGAGCCTCCTGGAACTCTGCTGTCCTCAGTTAATGAACAGGACATACCTGCTAGAATACAACTGTGTCAGGACTCCCCTGAGAGCCCTAGGCTTCAAGACATTCTGCTCTCTGCTAGCCACTCCCCACACCACCCTGTGGTGAAGTCAGAGTTTGAGTCCAGTCCAATGCTGACAGGGAAGGAATCTGACTTGAATATTGACTGCAGAGAGCCCTACACATTTGACACAACCTTGCTTAGCCAACCTTGTGAGGCTGAGCAGTATCGAATCACAAGTGCTGCAGCCACCAGTGAACTGGAAGAGATTTTGGACTTTATGCTATGTGGCTCAGATGTTGAGCCACCAGTAGGATCTTTGGAGAGTCCTGGGGCTGAAGGCTGCAGAACCCCAAGTTATCACCTGTCAGAAACAGGAAAGAATTGGATTGAAGGGGAAGAATGGTGTTTGCCAGACATGGAACTCTGGCCCAGAGACCTCACAGGATTGGAAAAGGAGCCAGTTGGTGAGAACAAAGAGCCAGTTGAGCCCTTTAGTCCCCTTGTCTTGCGCTCTGAGAACACAGAATCAATTGAGCCCCTTAGCCCCCTTGTCATGCCCTCTGAGGTAAGTAGAGAGGCACTGTCACTAAGAGGCTCTTGGACTCCAGACCTTGAAATTACCAGCTCCCAGCCACTGGATGGTCAGGGAGAAAAACTTCTCCACCTTGACTCCTCTGACCCTTCCCAGAGATCTTATAGTGATTTCTCTCCTCCATGCTCAAACTGGGCAGAGACAGGGCTGGAAGTGTCCCTAGGCATGGATGAGGTATTGTGTCCTGTTCCCAAGGCAGTCAGGGAAGTGCCTGCCAACCCTGAACTGCTGGACCCATTTCCTGGCAGTTCTGAAGACGAAGAGATTGATGTGGTAGACTGGACAGTGGAAGGGAGGTTGGGGCCCACTAATGTTCCCTCTGTTTGGCCTGACCCTTCCTCAGAGTCAGAAACAGAAGTAGATATACTAACatag